The window TATCAGGGGAAGGATTGGATTACGCAGAGTGGATATTCGTCATATGGTGACATATATCAAATTAGATATTACTATGAATGCGTGACTTGCCAGAAAGAGATTCGCAAGTCGGAATATATGGGAATCGGCAAACTGCGCAAACAAAGCGTTTGGAAAAAGAAGAAAAAGTGATGCATGGAAAAAGCGAAGCTTCTTCTTGCAGCAGGAACAATTGAAATGTTAACAGCAAAAGCATTTTTCGTTATCGGCGTTGATCAGCACGTAGCTGTTTTGTGCCAAGGAAAAAGGGAGGGATATTTGCGCGATAAGAAGAGCAATGAGAAGTAATAACGCGCAAAAGGTAAAAAGAGGAGGCTATCTTCGCAGCAATCGTCCGTAAGTTTTCTTGCGTGCTAAAAAGGTCTGAAAACACCATTGCGTATAACGTTTGACAGGCTTATGCTTAAGGCAAATGATGAGCCGCTACGGATCGAAGAAGGTGTTTGCGATGATCAGTAATGTCGTTTCGAAAGGTGCACTCTACTACTACAGCAATTACCGTTCGACGCCGATTTACGCATCTGCGGAGCCGTATGCCATCTTGCCGCTTCCCGGCACTTCTTTTGCTGCACCTTATGCCGCCAGTTCGCTCGGTGCAGTGATTAGTGATGCCGAAAAAATATGGAACCAGGTGAATTTTTTACAGAATGCGGCTCAGAATTTCCAAACGGCGGCAAAGGATAACGCGGCAACGGGAACAGCTGAGATCGTGCAACTGACAGAGAAGTTTACCCAGCAATACAACAGTACAGTACAAAGTCTTACAGAGCAGAGCCGTCTGCGACAGAACCTGCAGGCAGTCGCGGAAACTGCCGCACCGGAATTGGCGCAGCGCGGCATTCGTCTGGATGAATCTGGACAATTGAAGCTGGATAGCACGCAACTCCAGAGCGCTTTAGAAAAAGATCGTTCGGCAACGCTGACGGCACTGAGTGGTGAGAAAGGGCTGATCAGCGGCAGTCAAAAAGTATCAGAAGCCGTCACGGAGAACGGTCTGAGCGGATTACTGGCGAAAGATGCCGCGATCCAGCAGAACACGGCGGCGGATGAGCAAGAGCAGACGGCAGCAAATGATGAGGAAGAATACCAAACGATGTTGAAACAAGGCTTGGCTTGGCTGCAAACGAATCCAATCGGCAACTTTTTAAATATTCTTGCCTAGTGAGGAAATTCTGGTAAGGGTTCTTACCGGAATTTTTTTGTATAAAGAAAGTACTGCTTCCTCGTTTGCATCGAACGCTTCATAATTTGGAAAAATCTAAAGCGGTACGAACGGGCAGGGATTTGGCTGTGAAAACCCGAAAAGTCTGGATAGATGAAGATAACTTTTAGCGGCATGCTAAGTAAGAAAAAGTGATACAGGAGTGATTTTCGCATGGAGATTAGTGCTTTTCTAGAACATGATGAAAAAGATACGCAGAATGTGAAGCAGGTAAAAGCGCTTTACAAGGCGTTAAGAGAAAAGGATCGGGAAACGATTGCCAGGGTGTTGACTGATGATCCGGTATGGAATGTATCGCCGGGGTTTCCTGACGGCGGAGTCTATAAGGGCATGGCTGAAATATTGGGGTCTTTTTATGCAAAACTTCGCAATCGCTTTAGAAGTTTTAGCGCTGTTCCGGAAACGTTTATTGATGGCGGCGATGTTGTTGTCGTGCTTGGCTTTTATAAATTTGAAAGGCAGGAAGAAGAAAATTCTTTTAGATTCGTACGTTTTGCGCATACCTGGGGAATAAATAAAGATGGTCGCATAAGAGGAGTGTGGCAGGTGGCCGATTCGGCACAGTTTCTTTCATTCGACGAATTGGAAGCATAAAGACGTTGCAAATTTGTGAGAGTTTAAGTCATAGGTAAGGTGAGCGCGCTGCCGATGTAGGCGCAAACGAAAATGTTGTTGAAGCCAACCTACCGGGCAATGATTGCTGCATTTATTGAAGCGGAAAGAGGCGAATACTCTCGCTTGAAAAATGGTTAATTGCATATTGTAGAGGGAGAGTTGGCGTCTAGTTAATGCGTCTGTTTGCCGAAACGCCCGTCGTAAAAAAATCTTCCATTCAAGGTCAGCGCTTTGCTGGCTTTTTTTGTTTTGCCTAAATTTGTAAAATGGCTAAATAAGTTTTAAAAATTAGCCAAACTTGATGCATTGGGAAAAGGTGGTAGCATTTAGATTGGAATGACTACAAGTTTAGGAGGCGGCGTGCATGAGTTATGGCGGTGATGGTTCGGATGGGAATTCGGGCGGCGGTTACGGAGGAAGCGAAAGCTCGAACAGCAACACGGGCGGAGAACAGTCGGGACAGGGATTTGGAAGTTCTTACTCCGGCAGTCCTGCCGGTCAGAATAACGACAATGGTGAGAGCAACGGCGCTGGTTATGGGAGTGAAGGAACGGGCGGCGGCGAAGGCGAGGAAAGTTCGAACAGCAATGCGGGCAGTTCGTATGGCGCTGCGCAAGCGGGCGAAAGCGAGTCCGATAGTGAAACGGGAGGCCAAGGCGTTGTGGGGGGAGAACCTTGCACGCTGAGCGGCTATAACGCTGCGGCTGAGGCGGAGCCAGGCGCAGCAGTCGCTGCTTATGATTACAATGGCGATATCAGCGATTATTATAGCGGACTCGATTCCAATGCGCTAAACACGAGTGAGGAAGAAAACGATGGAACGATAGCCGGAAGCGTGTTGAGCTGGGGCGAAGAGCATATTGCGCAACCGCTACAAACGGCGTATACGAACTATGTCGCGCAGCCGCTCGAGGCTGTCGGAGCATTCGTCAGCGACTGCTATCAGAACACGGTAAAACCGGCGTTTGCCGGTGCGGAGGAAAGCCTCCGCACCGGTTATGAAAACTACGTTGCGCAACCGCTAAACAATCTCGAAACCTCTCTCGCAACCGCATATGAGGAAGGGGTAGAGAAAACAGAGAATTATATCCATGAAAACAAAGCGCTGGATAATCTGGTGAACCACCCGGAGAACATTGAATGGGGTGAAGTCGGCTTGGGGGCCGTGCAGGCGACTGGAGGAATAACAGAAATTGGTTTAGGCTCTGGAGTAGCAAGTTCCACTGCAGTGGCTTCGATGGGAGCAGCAGCCCCGCTGAGCTTGGCTGTCGGCGGATACTTAATGGCTGATGGTGGCAGTAATTTTACAGGCGGCATTAGCCGGATGAAAAATGGAGTGGAAGGGAATTTTGAGGGTGATACCGCTAATTTTGTGAAAAACGCATATATTGCGTATGGACCGGCGTCTACGCCGGATAGTTTTTATAACGGGGCGAACCTGTATAATTGCACGCAACTGGGCGTCGGCGGATATTCGCTAGCAGCGGGAGTCCGCAATTTAGCGCAAAACGCGGTTGCCGTCGAGCGCTCTGCACTAGGCTATGCAGCGGCTTTAAAAGGCGCGGATACGCAGGCGGATTTTTCCGCGACGCTGAAGAACATAAATTATAGCCAGTGGACGACGGGCGGCTTGGCGATCAAAGCGGTGAATATCGACTTAGGAAACATCGCGACACGGACGTTTAATTTTGGCATTGACGGAACCAACGCCACTCAATCGGTGCCAAGCAAGGCGAAGGCAAAAGATGATAAAACGGAGTGATGCTAGATGTTTATTTTTGAAAAAATAGTGCTCTTTTTTCTTGAGCGTTGGAAATATCTGCTCGTGTTTTATATGGTGGGATATGGTATTTCGCTAGCGCAGACGGGTGCTCCGACCTGGCAGTATTGGATCCCGTTAAAAACCAATGCCGTTGCAATTGGTTGGGGTATGGGTAATGGCGTATATGAAGTGATAAGCGAGAAAAAGAAAAGAGGGGGCGGAAAAATTCCAATGCATCTTCATTACTATGGAGGAGTAAAATATGGAATTTCTATGATATTGTTAACAGGAATTTACGCGTTGTTAATATCGATCGCTGGAGTGGTATTCAATTTTGATTCCAAGCCTTTTCATTGATGCATAGCCAGTGTTGCGGCGTAAACGGTTGAGCCGTTTATTTTGCTAAGGCCGAAAACAAAGCAAGAGCAGGCGGAGTGATGCTAAATGTCTATTATTGAAAAGATGATGTTGTTTTTTCATGAGCGGTGGAAATATCTGTTGCTGCTTTATATGGTGGGATATGGTATTTCGCTGGCACAGACGGGGGCTCCGACCTGGCAGTATTGGATTCCGTTAAAAAGCAATGCGGTTTTAATTGGCTGGGGAGGGGGGAATGTAGTATATCTAGTTGCACAAGAACGCAAAAAAAGAGGCGGAGGGAGGATCCCAATCTACTTTCATTATTACAATGGAATGAAATATGGAGTTTCTGGACTTTTTTTAATGGGTCTGTACAGCGTAGTGGTGTTTTTTTTAGGGTCGTTTCTCTTTTTTGATCCATATCCATTTCTCTGACTATAAAAACAACATAGTGAAAAAATCTTGGAATGCATAGGTCATTTTAAGCGTAGAATGCAGTCGCAAATCTTGAAAGGGAGAGATAAGTAGTGGATGTTTATTCTTGAAAAGATGCTGTTGTTTTTTCATGAGCGGTGGAAATATCTGCTCGTGTTTTATATGGTGGGATATAGTATTTCACTGGCACAGACGGGGATTCCAACATGGCAGTATTGGATTCCTCTTAAAAGTAATGCGGTAGCAATTGGTTGGATAGTAGGTAATTGTTTGTATAAGGGGGTAAAAGATATTGAAAAAAGGGGAGCGAGTTGGAATATTCCAATGCATATCCATTACTATGATGGCGTGAAATATGGCATTTCTGGGTTGGTATTAACAGGGCTCTACGCTTTAGTGAGGCTGATTGTTGGAGCGGTATTTGAGATTGACGTCACGCCTTTCCATTGATATATGAGTAAAGTTGCAGTGCAAAAGAGTAAGCAGGTTATTTTGACAAGAAGGAAAGTAAAGGACGATCAAACTTAAATGTTTATTTAAAAAAATAGTATTGTTTTTTATGGAGCGCTGGAAATACCTGCTGGTGTTTTATATGGTGGGATATGTTATTTCAGTGGCGCAGTCGGGGACACCGACCTGGCAGTACTGGATTCCGCTAAAAGTCAATGCGGTTGCACTTGGCTTGGGAGTGGGCAATGGGGTATATGGTTCAAAAAAGAGCGCGAAAAAAGAGGGGGAAGGAAAATTCCAATCTATGTCCATTGCTATGACAGTGTGAAATGTACCATTTTGGCATTGTTATTAACAGGAATCTATGCACTATTGATATCGATCGCTAGCACGATATTCAACTTTGATGCCAAGCCTTTTTATTGATAAGCTGCGAAGAGCATTGCGTTGGGTAATGCTGTAGCGCGAGAGAGCGAGAAAGCTGGAGTGATGCTAAATGATTATTCTTGAAAAGGTGGCATTGTTTTTTCGTGAGCGTTGGAAACATTTGTTGGTGTTTTATATGGTGGGATATGTTATTTCAGTGGCACAGACGGGGGTTCCGAGCTGGCAGTATTGGATTCCGCTAAAAAACAATGCCGTTGCAATTGGTTGGGGGATGGGAAATGGATCCTATCTAGTTGCACAAGAACGCAAAAAAAGAGGCGGCGGGAGGAGTCCAATCTACTTTCATTACTACAATGGCATTAAATATGGAATTTCTATGATATTGTTAACAGGAATTTACGCGTTGTTAATATCGATCGTTGGAGTGGTATTCAATTTTGATTCCAAGCCTTTTCATTGATGCAGAGCCAATATTGCGGTGTAAACGGTTAAGCCGTTTATTGCGCTAAGGGCTAAAATAAAGCAAGAGCAGGCGGAGTGAGGATAGATGTTTATTTTTGAAAAACTTGTGTTGCTCTTTCATGAACGTTGGAAGTACTTTTTAGGGGCATATATGCTCGGGTATATGATTTCTCTGGCACAAACGGGGGTTCCGAGAGCGGTGTATCTTATCCCAATAAAAGGATTGGGTATTTTATTTGGCTGGGCAATTGGAAATGCATTTTATAAACAGGATCAAGAAATGAAGAAAAATGGAAGGGGAAAGATTCCGATTTATCTATACAGCTGGAATGGAATAAAATATGGCAGCAGTGCAATCCTGTTGTTGCTAATCTATCGAATGACGATTGGAATTATAGGAGCCATATTTCAGTTTGATGCCACTCCGTTTCTTTGGTAACAGCGAGAAAGATAAAAAGGAACGATAGGTGCTAGATGTTTATTATTGAAAAGATGCTGTTGGTTTTTCTTGAACGGTGGAAATATATGCTGGTGTTTTATATGTTTGGATATGTCATTTCAGTGGCGCAATCGGGAACCCCAACATGGCAGTACTGGATCCCTTTAAAAAACAATGCAGTCGGACTTGGATGGGGCGGAGGTAATATAGTGTATGCAGTTGCAAAAGAACGAAAAAAAAAGGGGGGAGGCGAGATTCCGATCTACTTCCATTATTACAACGGTATCAAATATGGATTTTCTGCAATATTATTAACAGGAATTTACGCGTTATTAATATCGATCGCTGGAGCGGTATTCAATTTTGATTCCAAGCCTTTTCATTGATGCATAGCCAATGTTGCGGCAAAGGGACGATAAGCTTATCTTGAATAAGTGAACGGTTTAAAATAAAATAGGTCGCGTATCTAAGTAAAACAAGCTTCCGGGCATTTGTCCGGGAGCTTGTTTGCGCTTTGAATGCTTTGCAAAGCGAATAAATGTAAAAGCGTGGCTCGCATGGGCAGGGATTCGGCTGCGGCGACGCGAAGGAACTGATACATGAAATTTACCAAGCCGTGTGCGCAAGGCGCCGTTAAAAGATTTCGTTTGAGGCGAAGGGGTGGGAAATATGGATGAACAGCAGCGTCATCGATTATTGCATGAACTGAGCGGCAGTCCGTTTCGCGAAGAGTATTGCCGCGATGAGTTTCTGCATGAGATGTTTGAAAAGAACGCGGATCAGCAGCCGGAGAAAATGGCGCTGGAATGCCGCACGACCAAGCTCACGTACCGCGAGCTGGAGGAACGCAGCAACCGGTTGGCCGCTTATCTGCGCCGCAGTGGTCTAAAGAGCGGCGAGCATGTGATCTTAATGCTCGACAAGACGGAAAACCTGTACATTGCGATGCTGGGCATCATGAAAGCGGGCGCGGCGTATGTGCCGATCGATTTGTCGTTTCCGGGCGAACGGGTGGAATACATCATCGCCGATTCGGGCGCGCGTTTCTGCATCAGTTCGAGCGAGATCTGGCAGGCGAAAGGGATCGTGCCGGGTGAAGGCGGCGTGCAGCCAGTCTTGGTGGATCGCGATGCGCCGCAGATTGAGCAGGAAAGCCCGGCTCGCTTGACGCCGGAAGAAATTGGCCTGAACCGGAGCGCGCTTTTTTCCTCCTGCTACATCATCTATACGTCAGGAACGACCGGCAAGCCGAAAGGCTGCATCATTGACCACCGCAACATCTGCAACTATGTGCGCGGCGCGACCGTTACCTACGGCATCAAGGGCGACGATCGCATTTTGCAGTGCGCTTCGGTCGCGTTTGACGCGTCGCTGGAAGAAATATGGATGGCGTTTGCCAACGGCGGCACGCTGATCGTCGGAACGAAGGAAATTATGCAGGCGGGTGCGCTGTTCGGCGAAATGATGACGCAGCATCAGGTCACGGTGCTTTCTTGCTCGCCGACCTTGCTCTCGATGGTCGAAAGCGATATGGACACGGTGCGTCTTTTGATCCTTGGCGGCGAGGCGTGTCCGCACGATCTGGTGAAACGCTGGGCTGGCCCGCAGCGCACGATTTATAATTCGTACGGGCCGACCGAAGCGACGATCGTCGCGACCGTCGGCGAACTGAAAGCCGATAAGCCGGTGACGATCGGCAAAGCGCTGCCGAATTATCGCACCTACATCGTCGACGAAAAACTGGAGTTGGTCGACATCGGCGCGGAAGGAGAGCTGTTGATCGCCGGGCCGAGCGTGTCGCGCGGTTATCTGAACATGGACGATCTTGACGCGAAGCGTTTCGTCTTTACGCATAAGATCACTGGCGAACCGGACTGCTTCTACCGCACCGGCGATCTGGTCTGTTATACAGAGGACGGCGAGATCGAGTATCATGGACGCGGCGACGATCAGGTCAAGCTGCGCGGTTTCCGCATCGAACTGTCGGAGATCGAATCGCTTCTGATGCAGGACCCGGCGATTCTTTCGGCGGCGGTCGCGCTGCACCAGACAGGACAGCAGCTCGCGGCCTACGTCGTCTTGCGCGAAGGGGAAACGATCGACTACAAAGCGCTGCGCGAGACGCTGAAAAAAAAGCTGCCGCCGTACATGATCCCGTCCTGGCTCGATGAAGTGGCGTCGCTGCCGACGTCGATCAGCGGCAAGATCAACCGCAAGCAGCTGCCGACCGCATTGCAGCCTTTCGTCGACGAGCAGCGCGAGATCATTGCGCCGCGTACGCCGCTCGAAGAGGAGATCACGGCGGTCTGGAAGGAAGTCTTCAAGCTGAGCGAAATATCGGTGACCGATGATTTCTTCTACGATCTCAGCGGCCATTCTTTGCTGGCGGCCGGTGCGGTCTCCAAGCTGCGCAAGCTGGACCGCTTCAAGAGCGTCGCGGTCGGCGACATTTATAAATATCCGACGATAGAGGGCTTGGCGAGAAACATCGAAACGTCCGCTGCGCCGCAGCCGTCCGACGTCAAACGTGATTTCTACCATGCAACGACGTCTTCCTACCTTGCCTGCGCGCTGGCGCAAGGCCTGGCGATTGCCGGATTGTCGCTGCTGCATTTTTGGCAATGGCTGGGCGTGTTCTTCGTCTTCGCCTATCTGTCGAACCAAGGTTTCGAAGTGGCACAGGCTGTCGGCTGGGCGATCGCCAGCTATGCGATCGTACTGCCGCTGCTCTTTATCTTCGTGCTGGCGGCCAAATGGCTGTTGATCGGCAGGCTGAAGGCGGGCAGCTACCCGCTCTGGGGTTCGTATTATTTCCGTTACTGGCTGGTCTGCAAACTGGTCGAGATCCTGCCGCTGAATTTTTTCGAAGGCAGTCCGGTTTTGCCGTGGTTCTACCGCCTCTTGGGTGCTGAGATCGGCAGCGGCGTATACATGGGCTCAGCCAGTTTGATGACGTTTGATCTGCTGCGTGTCGGCAGCGGCGCGACGCTTTGCGCGGGCAGCAGCGTGAGCGGCGCCTGGGTGACGGGCGGACGGCTGTATCTTGCGCCGATTGCAATCGGCGAGAAATGTCTGGTCGGTAACCGCGCGGTGCTGGCGGGCAATAATGTGATGGGCGACGGTGCGGCGCTCGGCGATATCTCGCTGCTGCCGGAAGGCGTCAACATCCCATCGCATGAACTTTGGAACGGTTCGCCGGCTGCATTTTCCTCCCCCTGCCATTTGATCAAAAACGAAACGGTCGAATGGTCGGGCGGACTGGTCGCGCTCTTTGCACTGAGTGCGCTGCTTTTGCCGACGCTGATGGAAAGTCTCTTTTTCCCCGGCCTGCTCTTTATTGAGACGATGATCGAAGTGCCCGACAGCATCGGAGCCTGGCTCTTGTGTGCGCCGTTTTTGGCGCTGAGCTATATTCTGATTTTGCTGCTGTTGACTTCACTCAGCAAAAAGATCCTGTGCTTTGATATGAAGGAAGGCTGCTATCCGCTCAACAGTTCCTTCTATTTTCGTTACTGGCTGTTCAGCCAATTGTTCCGGCATGTCGAATCGATGCTCAGCGGCCTCTTCGGGACGATCTATACCGCCGCTTGGCTGAAAACGCTCGGTTTGCGGCTCGGTAAAGGCAGTGAGGTGTCTTATGTGCGCGACATCATGCCGGATATGCTGGAAGCGGGCGACGGCTGCTTCTTTGCCGACGATGCCAGCGTCAGCGGCGCGGTGATTGACGGCGGGAAACTGTATCTGAAAAAGACGCGAATCGGCGATCATAGCTTTATCGGCAACAGCGCGGTCATACCGGCCGGAGCGCAGATCGGCAGCCATTGCCTGATCGGCGTGCTGTCGACGGTGAGCGTGCAGACGCCGGTTTCGGATGGCACGTCATGGCTTGGTTCGCCGCCGATCTTTTTGCCGAAACGGCAGAAGGTCGAAGAATTCGGCGACGCGCAGACCTTTACGCCGTCGGCCAAACTGATCTGGCAACGGCGGCTGATCGATTTTTGCAAGATCCTCTTGCCGATGACGATCTTTATCAGCCTGGCCTGCATTGTGATCCAACTGGTGTTCAGCGATTTTGGCGCGAGCCGCATCGAAGTCCTGCTCGCGCTGATGCCTCTCATTTATATCAGCGCGGGCATCGCCTGCATCCTGCTGTTTGCGCTGCTGAAGCAGCTGTTGGTGGGCCGCTACAAACCCGGCGTGCATCCGCTCTGGAGCCTTCATGTCTGGCTGGCGGAACTGCTCACAGGTTTGTATGAAGACCTGGTCGTGCAGTTCTTCTACCGGGTCTTATGCGGCACGCCCTATGCGGCGTGGGTGCTGCGCTGTCTCGGCGTGAAGGTGGGACGGCGCAGCTATATCCAGACCAGCTGGATCACGGAATTCGACATGGTGGAAATCGGCGACGATGTGGCGCTCAATGAGGATGCGAATCTGCAGACGCATCTTTTCGAAGACCGGATCATGAAGATCGGCAAGATCACGCTCGGCGATCGCTGCACGGTCGGCGCTTCGGCGACGGTACTCTACGATACCGAACTGGGCGACGGCTGCGAAGTATCGGATCTGAGTCTGATCATGAAAGGCGAGATGCTGCCTGCAAACACGACCTGGCAGGGCGTGCCGGGACAACGGATTTAAATAAAAAAGGACGTGGACGCATGAAAATATCGGAAGCGATACGAAGCAGACGAAGCGTGAGAAAGTATGAGGAACGTCCGGTGGAGCGGGAAAAGATTGAGCAGTTGCTGCGGGCCGCGATGCAGGCGCCGTCGGCGGGCAATCAGCAAGCTTGGGAATTTCTCGTTGTTGAAAATAAGGAGATGCTGCAAAAACTGGCGAAGGCGCATCCCTATGCGTTGCCGATGGCGAAGGCCGCACTAGGCATACTTGTGTTGTCAAAAGAAGCGGCGCTAAAATATCCGGCGTATTGGCAGCAGGATTTGGCTGCCGCGACGCAAAATCTGCTGCTTGAAGCGGTGGAACTCGGCCTGGGGGCGGTCTGGATGGGCGTTGCGCCGGAAGAAGAGCGGATGCAGTTTATTAAAGACCTGTTTCAGTTGCCGCAAGGCGTGACGCCCTTTGCCATGCTGGCTGTCGGTTATTCACCGGATAATCAATTTGTCGATCGCTTTGACGCGACGAGGATTCATTACGAACAGTATTAAAGGGGCAAGCAGAGTATCCGATATTATTAGCGCCGCTGACAGGGAATGCGGCAGATAGCGTCGAAAAAACCTAAAATATGGAAAATGAAAAGGGGGACGCTATATGTTCGAAAAACGCTGGATTATCCTTGCC of the Azotosporobacter soli genome contains:
- a CDS encoding flagellar filament capping protein FliD, producing the protein MISNVVSKGALYYYSNYRSTPIYASAEPYAILPLPGTSFAAPYAASSLGAVISDAEKIWNQVNFLQNAAQNFQTAAKDNAATGTAEIVQLTEKFTQQYNSTVQSLTEQSRLRQNLQAVAETAAPELAQRGIRLDESGQLKLDSTQLQSALEKDRSATLTALSGEKGLISGSQKVSEAVTENGLSGLLAKDAAIQQNTAADEQEQTAANDEEEYQTMLKQGLAWLQTNPIGNFLNILA
- a CDS encoding nuclear transport factor 2 family protein, with amino-acid sequence MEISAFLEHDEKDTQNVKQVKALYKALREKDRETIARVLTDDPVWNVSPGFPDGGVYKGMAEILGSFYAKLRNRFRSFSAVPETFIDGGDVVVVLGFYKFERQEEENSFRFVRFAHTWGINKDGRIRGVWQVADSAQFLSFDELEA
- a CDS encoding Pls/PosA family non-ribosomal peptide synthetase, coding for MDEQQRHRLLHELSGSPFREEYCRDEFLHEMFEKNADQQPEKMALECRTTKLTYRELEERSNRLAAYLRRSGLKSGEHVILMLDKTENLYIAMLGIMKAGAAYVPIDLSFPGERVEYIIADSGARFCISSSEIWQAKGIVPGEGGVQPVLVDRDAPQIEQESPARLTPEEIGLNRSALFSSCYIIYTSGTTGKPKGCIIDHRNICNYVRGATVTYGIKGDDRILQCASVAFDASLEEIWMAFANGGTLIVGTKEIMQAGALFGEMMTQHQVTVLSCSPTLLSMVESDMDTVRLLILGGEACPHDLVKRWAGPQRTIYNSYGPTEATIVATVGELKADKPVTIGKALPNYRTYIVDEKLELVDIGAEGELLIAGPSVSRGYLNMDDLDAKRFVFTHKITGEPDCFYRTGDLVCYTEDGEIEYHGRGDDQVKLRGFRIELSEIESLLMQDPAILSAAVALHQTGQQLAAYVVLREGETIDYKALRETLKKKLPPYMIPSWLDEVASLPTSISGKINRKQLPTALQPFVDEQREIIAPRTPLEEEITAVWKEVFKLSEISVTDDFFYDLSGHSLLAAGAVSKLRKLDRFKSVAVGDIYKYPTIEGLARNIETSAAPQPSDVKRDFYHATTSSYLACALAQGLAIAGLSLLHFWQWLGVFFVFAYLSNQGFEVAQAVGWAIASYAIVLPLLFIFVLAAKWLLIGRLKAGSYPLWGSYYFRYWLVCKLVEILPLNFFEGSPVLPWFYRLLGAEIGSGVYMGSASLMTFDLLRVGSGATLCAGSSVSGAWVTGGRLYLAPIAIGEKCLVGNRAVLAGNNVMGDGAALGDISLLPEGVNIPSHELWNGSPAAFSSPCHLIKNETVEWSGGLVALFALSALLLPTLMESLFFPGLLFIETMIEVPDSIGAWLLCAPFLALSYILILLLLTSLSKKILCFDMKEGCYPLNSSFYFRYWLFSQLFRHVESMLSGLFGTIYTAAWLKTLGLRLGKGSEVSYVRDIMPDMLEAGDGCFFADDASVSGAVIDGGKLYLKKTRIGDHSFIGNSAVIPAGAQIGSHCLIGVLSTVSVQTPVSDGTSWLGSPPIFLPKRQKVEEFGDAQTFTPSAKLIWQRRLIDFCKILLPMTIFISLACIVIQLVFSDFGASRIEVLLALMPLIYISAGIACILLFALLKQLLVGRYKPGVHPLWSLHVWLAELLTGLYEDLVVQFFYRVLCGTPYAAWVLRCLGVKVGRRSYIQTSWITEFDMVEIGDDVALNEDANLQTHLFEDRIMKIGKITLGDRCTVGASATVLYDTELGDGCEVSDLSLIMKGEMLPANTTWQGVPGQRI
- a CDS encoding nitroreductase family protein, which translates into the protein MKISEAIRSRRSVRKYEERPVEREKIEQLLRAAMQAPSAGNQQAWEFLVVENKEMLQKLAKAHPYALPMAKAALGILVLSKEAALKYPAYWQQDLAAATQNLLLEAVELGLGAVWMGVAPEEERMQFIKDLFQLPQGVTPFAMLAVGYSPDNQFVDRFDATRIHYEQY